In Reichenbachiella agarivorans, one genomic interval encodes:
- a CDS encoding SusC/RagA family TonB-linked outer membrane protein translates to MKRLFTLLKCSVILILLICLSMPVLAQTKVVGKVIDDNDAQGIPGVNVLIKGSAVGTVTDLNGIYSIEVPADAEALVFSYIGYLKQEVVISGRSTIDVAMQTDIEQLDEVVVVGYGVQKKKELTGAVGSIKSEELLKNATSDIGDAMQGQIAGVNVQASSGRPGSKSNIQIRGIGSVNSGALGPLYVVDGVPFQNDPNIAPEQIESMEILKDGAAAAIYGVRASNGVILITTKRGKAGRMQVDFSAYGGVQEIYSGTPLMNTQEQMYVEDVKLDAVGKEPLIFVFNPDALDYDTDFVDEVQNDNAKMQSYNINVSGGQENLTLNLSANYFQQDGVLINSGFDRFTTRLNGEYNLGKFRAFASLGMTEENTQQEPWALYEYAIIQKPWQRGLNDLETNGQNEVIVPSDNPIQYGYLSRQLNNEDNRKVRSNNIAINLEYEFIDGLSFQVNLGRNDWNYQRTFFQPQYLAYTADGDLQPGGSNLDAMLNEDYIFTTKNTLENILKFRRDFGKHNVGATLVLSYENYDYKTTGVGVIGLLSNDTDVLSAGVKGAAPTGVRNTQNIVGKMARVQYGYDERYLLSASIRYDGSSIFGEENRYNPFYGISAGWNISEEGFFKNAAGLDFISNLKLRGSYAELGNQSVAPYQYAASIEGGVNYPFGTEGSEYLGVGNIQRRYANPFIQWETTISRNIGLDLSMFDGRLNFSADVYRNNKEDMLLSERLAPSSGTWQTRATETYNSRTINAGNMQNQGIELALGYRDETNFGLNWSVNGTFTKNVNEITDLNGVEGIAYAGGRPITSRGESTDYTTYLSQGYEGGAFFLLKHEGVIKTAEQLSDYQALDPSAMMGDMMYKDQLTVDTDGDGVPDAGDGVINDNDRVYAGSGQPAFEAGLMLNGAYKGFDLFVQAYCSYGAEIYNGSKLFAYGAGRHKDLYYAWSPQNPDSDIPAVRTSQEHNNTRARSDYFLEDGSYLRIRNITLGYTIPNSVLKNKVSKLRFYLTGQNLFTFTKYEGYDPEVGGDGLSTRGVDQGNYPVTRKFLAGVQLQF, encoded by the coding sequence ATGAAAAGACTATTTACATTATTAAAATGTTCGGTCATTTTGATCTTACTAATTTGCCTGAGTATGCCTGTATTGGCTCAGACCAAAGTAGTAGGTAAGGTGATTGATGACAATGATGCCCAAGGTATTCCTGGTGTCAATGTTCTAATCAAAGGAAGTGCTGTAGGTACTGTTACGGACTTAAATGGTATCTATAGTATTGAAGTTCCTGCAGATGCAGAAGCTCTTGTTTTTAGCTACATCGGATACCTCAAGCAGGAGGTAGTTATCTCTGGTCGTTCTACGATTGACGTAGCTATGCAGACAGATATTGAGCAGCTGGACGAGGTAGTGGTAGTGGGTTACGGTGTTCAGAAAAAGAAAGAGTTGACTGGTGCAGTGGGCTCTATTAAATCTGAAGAATTGCTCAAAAACGCCACTTCTGATATCGGAGATGCAATGCAAGGTCAGATTGCTGGTGTAAACGTTCAAGCCTCAAGTGGAAGACCAGGTTCTAAATCCAACATTCAAATCAGAGGAATAGGCTCAGTGAACTCTGGTGCCCTGGGACCCTTGTATGTCGTAGATGGTGTTCCATTTCAGAATGATCCAAACATTGCGCCTGAACAGATAGAATCAATGGAGATTTTGAAAGATGGTGCTGCTGCTGCGATCTATGGTGTACGTGCATCGAATGGTGTGATTTTGATCACAACCAAAAGAGGTAAAGCTGGTAGAATGCAAGTTGACTTTTCAGCATATGGCGGAGTACAAGAGATTTATTCGGGTACCCCACTGATGAATACACAGGAGCAGATGTATGTGGAAGATGTAAAATTAGATGCCGTAGGCAAAGAGCCACTTATTTTTGTTTTTAATCCTGATGCACTGGATTATGATACGGACTTTGTTGATGAAGTACAAAATGACAATGCCAAAATGCAGAGCTACAATATCAACGTGTCAGGTGGTCAAGAGAATTTGACTTTGAACTTGAGCGCCAATTATTTTCAGCAAGATGGTGTTTTGATCAATTCAGGATTTGATCGTTTTACCACTCGACTCAATGGAGAATATAATCTTGGCAAATTCAGGGCATTTGCCTCTCTGGGCATGACTGAGGAAAATACCCAACAAGAGCCTTGGGCACTGTACGAATATGCTATTATTCAAAAACCTTGGCAGAGAGGGTTGAACGATCTGGAGACCAATGGGCAGAATGAAGTAATCGTACCTTCTGACAACCCTATTCAGTATGGATACCTGTCTAGACAACTCAACAACGAGGACAATAGAAAAGTAAGAAGCAACAACATAGCAATCAACCTTGAGTATGAGTTCATTGATGGCTTGAGTTTTCAGGTCAACTTGGGTAGAAACGACTGGAACTATCAGCGTACATTCTTTCAGCCACAGTATTTGGCATATACTGCAGACGGTGACTTGCAGCCAGGTGGATCTAATCTGGATGCCATGTTAAATGAAGACTATATTTTCACAACTAAGAATACCCTGGAGAATATTTTGAAATTCCGAAGAGATTTTGGGAAGCACAATGTAGGCGCTACTTTGGTTTTGTCTTATGAAAACTATGACTACAAAACCACCGGAGTAGGAGTAATCGGACTGTTGAGCAACGATACTGATGTGTTGAGCGCTGGGGTCAAAGGTGCTGCACCTACAGGTGTGAGAAACACTCAGAATATTGTCGGTAAGATGGCAAGAGTGCAGTATGGTTATGACGAGAGATATTTATTGTCTGCGAGTATCCGATATGACGGCTCTTCGATTTTTGGTGAAGAGAATCGTTACAATCCTTTTTATGGTATTTCTGCTGGTTGGAACATCAGCGAGGAAGGATTCTTTAAGAATGCAGCTGGGTTAGATTTTATCAGCAATTTGAAACTGAGAGGTAGTTATGCAGAATTGGGTAATCAAAGTGTAGCACCTTATCAATACGCTGCAAGTATTGAGGGTGGTGTCAATTATCCATTTGGTACCGAAGGCAGTGAGTACTTAGGCGTAGGAAATATTCAAAGAAGGTATGCCAACCCATTTATTCAGTGGGAGACGACCATCTCTAGAAATATTGGTTTGGACCTGAGTATGTTCGATGGCAGATTGAATTTCTCTGCAGACGTGTACCGCAATAACAAAGAGGACATGCTTTTGTCCGAGAGATTGGCTCCTTCATCTGGAACTTGGCAGACCAGAGCAACAGAAACTTACAACTCTAGAACCATCAATGCAGGTAACATGCAAAACCAAGGTATTGAACTGGCTTTGGGGTATAGAGATGAGACCAATTTTGGTTTGAACTGGAGTGTCAACGGGACATTTACTAAAAATGTCAATGAAATAACGGATTTGAATGGTGTAGAGGGAATAGCCTATGCAGGCGGTCGCCCGATCACTTCGAGAGGAGAAAGTACAGATTATACCACTTACCTATCACAAGGCTATGAAGGCGGTGCATTCTTCCTCCTAAAGCACGAAGGGGTAATTAAAACTGCTGAACAACTATCAGACTATCAGGCCTTGGATCCAAGTGCTATGATGGGAGACATGATGTACAAAGATCAATTGACCGTAGATACAGATGGTGACGGTGTCCCTGATGCAGGTGACGGTGTGATCAATGACAATGACCGTGTTTATGCAGGTTCGGGACAGCCAGCATTCGAGGCGGGCTTGATGCTAAACGGTGCTTACAAGGGATTCGATCTGTTTGTGCAGGCATACTGCTCTTATGGAGCGGAAATCTACAATGGATCTAAATTGTTTGCCTATGGCGCTGGACGTCACAAAGATTTATACTATGCTTGGTCTCCACAGAATCCTGATTCGGATATTCCAGCCGTTCGAACTTCACAAGAGCACAACAATACAAGAGCTAGATCTGACTACTTCTTAGAAGACGGTTCTTACTTGAGAATCAGAAACATCACCTTGGGTTACACTATTCCAAACAGTGTTTTGAAAAACAAAGTGAGCAAGTTGAGATTCTATTTGACAGGTCAAAACTTGTTCACATTCACAAAGTATGAAGGTTATGACCCTGAGGTAGGAGGGGATGGTCTATCTACTCGTGGTGTAGATCAAGGTAACTATCCAGTGACTCGCAAGTTTTTGGCTGGTGTGCAACTTCAGTTTTAA
- a CDS encoding nitroreductase family protein, producing the protein MKTKEINGFTHVAYEGVTFSEAEMLQRSKEYHEWNDKRRSVRDISAREFPRKILDQIIMTASTAPSGAHKQPWIFCVVSDAEIKSKIRTAAEKEEYDSYHGRMSERWLDDLKPIGTDWQKPFLEQAPYLVVLFKKVYDKDANGGKVNNYYVNESVGIAAGMFISAVHHAGLVTLTHTPSPMNFLSEILERPDNERAFLVLPVGYAADDVYVPDLRRKELEEVAVYY; encoded by the coding sequence ATGAAGACAAAAGAAATCAATGGCTTTACTCATGTAGCCTACGAGGGAGTGACTTTCTCGGAGGCAGAAATGCTCCAACGTAGCAAGGAATATCATGAGTGGAATGACAAGCGCAGGAGTGTCAGGGATATTTCGGCTAGGGAATTTCCTAGAAAAATCTTGGATCAAATCATTATGACGGCATCTACCGCACCATCTGGTGCGCACAAACAGCCCTGGATATTTTGTGTGGTCAGTGATGCTGAGATCAAATCCAAGATCAGAACTGCTGCCGAAAAAGAAGAGTACGATAGCTATCATGGACGCATGAGCGAGCGATGGCTGGATGATTTGAAACCGATAGGTACGGATTGGCAGAAGCCATTTTTGGAGCAAGCGCCCTATCTGGTAGTCCTTTTCAAAAAAGTGTATGATAAAGATGCGAATGGTGGAAAAGTCAACAATTACTACGTCAACGAGTCTGTAGGAATCGCTGCGGGGATGTTTATCTCAGCAGTGCATCATGCGGGGTTGGTGACATTGACGCACACGCCGAGCCCCATGAACTTCCTGTCTGAAATACTGGAGCGTCCCGACAATGAAAGAGCTTTTTTGGTGCTGCCAGTGGGGTATGCTGCCGATGATGTGTACGTCCCTGATTTACGACGCAAAGAGCTAGAGGAAGTGGCAGTTTACTACTGA
- a CDS encoding Lrp/AsnC family transcriptional regulator — protein sequence MALLDEVDIKILDILQVEGRITNKALADRLGLSTTPIFERMKRLERDGVIRQYAALLDQRKIDQKITVFVFISLKNHTRSYLDKFIGEMNDYPEVQECYHIAGDFDYMLKIVSRDIDTYQAFILAKLSVNSNIAHVKSQFVLSKNKHTTAFKLK from the coding sequence ATGGCGCTGTTAGACGAAGTAGATATCAAAATACTGGACATACTCCAGGTAGAGGGTAGGATTACCAACAAGGCATTGGCGGATAGGTTGGGATTGTCCACCACGCCGATTTTTGAGCGAATGAAACGACTCGAAAGGGATGGTGTAATCAGGCAGTACGCCGCACTATTGGATCAACGGAAAATTGATCAGAAGATCACAGTCTTTGTTTTTATCTCGCTCAAGAACCATACTCGGTCTTATCTGGACAAGTTTATCGGAGAAATGAATGATTATCCTGAGGTACAGGAGTGCTACCACATCGCTGGTGATTTTGATTACATGCTCAAGATCGTGAGTCGAGACATTGATACGTATCAGGCCTTCATCCTCGCCAAGCTTTCTGTCAATTCCAATATTGCGCATGTGAAGAGCCAATTTGTTCTATCCAAAAACAAACACACGACAGCCTTTAAATTGAAGTAA
- a CDS encoding tetratricopeptide repeat protein — MLLFKLSQNKFLKKQDTLMVIDCLTELSDLYAHNGNFSSSYDGYWEALLLAEHTSDILSKSKVYQGLGWLYILYQRDEQAILYFNHSLDLKRKHIKELGDNREIFIPEYYALASLYRKRGQYEMAKTYLDSCTYVKTIISEEPFGSAFITAERGYILYYEGKSNEALRMLLPLNDHLSTQFHSYLVMYHYFLAMIYQNLNEYQLSDLYFNSAIKAGQLHKSHADLLPDVYEHYSELLMSQGKAQKAYEMLKKAKEQTEMQFGSRSKNNKFLLEIKDEFRISKEKQAAILKEQKIRDLEQEEKIWVLRSYILYGTIGFLITLIFLTYRFFRSKYKAKKHLLDEKRQLERQKMREVLEVKNKELTASALQVIQREETLGDLKRQLNEQKENPDKSKLSKLAKSINTTTSNDWKEFEARFISVNKRFYKELHNRYPDLSQSDKKICALVKLNFSSKDMAKLLGISVESVHTTRYRLRKKMNLERSENLEDIIASIE, encoded by the coding sequence ATGCTTCTATTTAAGTTAAGTCAAAACAAGTTTCTGAAAAAGCAAGACACGCTAATGGTCATCGATTGTCTTACAGAACTTTCGGATTTATATGCACACAATGGAAATTTTAGCAGCTCCTATGATGGGTATTGGGAAGCTCTGCTGCTCGCCGAACACACGAGTGATATATTGAGCAAATCAAAAGTGTATCAGGGTTTGGGTTGGCTATACATTTTGTATCAAAGAGACGAGCAGGCCATATTGTATTTCAACCACTCCCTTGACTTAAAAAGAAAACACATTAAGGAGCTGGGGGATAACAGAGAGATTTTCATTCCAGAATATTACGCACTAGCCTCCTTGTATAGAAAAAGAGGTCAGTATGAAATGGCCAAAACCTATTTGGACAGTTGTACCTATGTGAAAACAATTATTAGTGAGGAACCCTTTGGCTCGGCATTTATCACAGCCGAAAGAGGATACATCCTGTATTATGAAGGGAAAAGCAATGAAGCACTCAGAATGTTGCTACCACTAAATGATCACCTCAGTACTCAATTTCATAGTTACTTGGTCATGTATCATTATTTTCTAGCCATGATTTACCAAAACCTGAATGAGTATCAATTGAGTGATTTGTATTTCAACAGTGCTATCAAAGCAGGGCAATTACATAAAAGTCATGCGGATTTGCTACCAGACGTATATGAGCATTATTCCGAACTCCTGATGAGCCAAGGAAAGGCTCAGAAAGCATACGAAATGCTCAAAAAAGCCAAAGAACAAACTGAAATGCAATTCGGCAGTCGCAGCAAGAACAACAAATTTCTATTGGAAATAAAAGATGAATTTAGGATATCCAAAGAAAAACAAGCAGCTATACTGAAAGAGCAAAAAATAAGAGATTTGGAACAAGAGGAAAAAATTTGGGTCTTAAGGTCTTACATCCTATATGGAACGATTGGTTTTTTGATCACACTCATTTTTCTTACCTATCGCTTCTTTAGATCCAAATACAAAGCAAAAAAACATCTGCTGGACGAAAAGCGTCAGCTAGAAAGACAAAAGATGCGAGAGGTATTGGAAGTCAAAAACAAAGAACTGACTGCATCTGCCCTACAGGTCATTCAAAGAGAAGAAACGCTAGGAGATCTAAAGCGTCAGCTCAATGAGCAAAAAGAAAATCCCGACAAAAGCAAATTGAGCAAACTCGCAAAAAGCATCAATACAACAACCAGTAATGACTGGAAGGAATTTGAGGCAAGGTTTATCTCTGTCAACAAAAGGTTCTACAAAGAATTGCACAACAGATATCCAGATTTATCACAAAGTGATAAAAAAATATGCGCCTTGGTAAAACTTAATTTTTCGAGCAAGGACATGGCCAAACTCCTCGGTATATCAGTCGAAAGTGTGCACACAACACGCTATCGCTTGCGAAAGAAAATGAATCTAGAGAGAAGTGAAAATCTAGAAGACATCATTGCCAGTATTGAATAA
- a CDS encoding RagB/SusD family nutrient uptake outer membrane protein: MKKKLLYILMIPVFMFTTSCNEDEFLTQVNPNSITTDVYWETSDDFEKGLYTVYGALQFPSISGAQFTNNWVMGDLAGAESWMKTFEFVTLNFNDASEHVKNKWNELYVGIFRANQVIEYIQDAEISSSEKALIVAQARFLRAFFYFELAHSYGGAVIHTVVPVTDEDFQKAFDSIDKVTTDVIIPDLEFAKANLEGVEWTGDDLGRATWGAATALMGKVYLYNKDWVNAADEFKKIIDSGIYSLTPDFMDNFTDENEFNSESIFEVAYSAVAGDTGANGNNIDTTPNEIGSEANTIDAKVGQLNSGGYNEVLGSYYLHELLYNDEIDPTKGINNGFTQSQRMYASVLTKDGDGSYFSVPVTELKGFGFAQTAYVKKYTNWYQYDLINTTNPRSGINIRHIRYSDVLLMYAEAILNAQGDAAAAEALTYIDRIRARAGVVTLQDYLNNNANTFPAMHVSKVVNGAYNLVAPTADNLLTHIMMVERPIELCFEGHRWKDLTRWGIVKEVLTARRADELWLLANWDAIMNTAPFYFVDEAQKVRTDYAVCAASYTPSAHDYLPIPTDERQINSALGN; the protein is encoded by the coding sequence ATGAAAAAGAAACTTTTATATATATTAATGATACCTGTCTTCATGTTTACAACTAGTTGCAACGAAGACGAGTTTTTGACGCAGGTCAACCCCAATTCTATCACTACAGATGTGTATTGGGAGACAAGTGATGATTTTGAGAAAGGATTGTACACGGTCTATGGCGCCTTGCAATTTCCTTCAATCTCTGGAGCCCAATTTACCAACAACTGGGTAATGGGTGATTTGGCTGGAGCCGAATCTTGGATGAAGACATTCGAGTTTGTGACGCTCAATTTCAATGATGCATCTGAGCATGTAAAGAACAAATGGAATGAGCTGTATGTAGGTATATTCAGAGCCAATCAGGTGATTGAATATATTCAAGATGCAGAAATCTCAAGCAGTGAAAAGGCACTGATTGTAGCACAAGCTAGATTCCTGAGAGCTTTTTTCTATTTCGAATTGGCACATAGCTATGGTGGAGCAGTCATTCATACCGTAGTCCCTGTGACAGACGAAGACTTTCAAAAGGCCTTTGATTCGATTGATAAAGTCACCACAGATGTAATCATACCTGACTTGGAGTTTGCCAAGGCAAATTTAGAAGGTGTGGAGTGGACTGGTGATGATTTGGGACGTGCGACATGGGGTGCTGCTACTGCCCTTATGGGTAAAGTATATCTGTACAACAAGGATTGGGTCAATGCTGCGGATGAATTTAAGAAAATCATCGACTCAGGTATATACAGCTTGACTCCTGATTTTATGGATAATTTCACTGATGAGAACGAATTCAACAGTGAGTCTATTTTCGAAGTAGCGTATTCTGCAGTAGCTGGTGATACAGGTGCCAATGGCAACAACATTGATACCACACCCAACGAAATAGGATCAGAGGCAAATACCATTGATGCAAAAGTCGGCCAGTTAAATTCTGGAGGATACAATGAGGTCTTGGGATCATATTATTTGCATGAGCTATTGTACAATGATGAAATAGATCCAACCAAAGGCATCAACAATGGTTTTACACAGTCACAAAGAATGTATGCAAGTGTACTCACCAAGGATGGAGATGGTAGTTATTTTAGCGTACCAGTGACTGAGCTGAAAGGATTTGGATTTGCTCAGACTGCATATGTGAAAAAATACACCAACTGGTATCAGTATGATTTGATCAATACAACCAATCCACGATCAGGGATCAATATCAGACATATTCGATACTCAGATGTACTATTGATGTATGCCGAGGCGATACTCAACGCCCAAGGTGATGCCGCTGCTGCAGAGGCCCTTACCTATATCGACAGAATACGTGCGAGAGCAGGTGTCGTGACTCTTCAGGATTATTTGAACAACAATGCCAATACTTTTCCTGCTATGCACGTGAGCAAAGTAGTGAATGGTGCTTACAATTTGGTCGCACCTACTGCTGACAACTTGTTGACACACATCATGATGGTAGAGAGACCGATTGAGTTGTGTTTTGAAGGTCACAGATGGAAAGATTTGACTAGATGGGGTATTGTGAAGGAGGTTTTGACGGCCCGTCGTGCTGATGAGCTATGGTTGCTAGCCAATTGGGATGCAATCATGAATACAGCTCCTTTCTACTTTGTGGACGAAGCTCAGAAGGTAAGAACAGACTATGCAGTATGTGCAGCTAGTTACACCCCTTCAGCACATGATTATTTACCAATTCCCACAGATGAAAGACAAATCAATTCAGCGCTGGGTAATTAA
- a CDS encoding sensor histidine kinase codes for MKNLINLINYTDDRLWSYDHNLICTCSNEQAKIDYLNAFGVELVPGVSVLEGVPEPIRTEWKQVYLRGLQGKKISFIHSFGLEELPAYLKITLVPILEKDEVVGVACTSHDITELKIVERQMLQNEAYLTAQIENTKDAIWSVDRDYKLLIVNTAMIHGYMAAYGRQLKVGENMIESAPEEMREVWIERYERALKGEVFSVLEEFNFGEQTQYIELSLNPIRVKNAVVGVACFGKDITPVKSSEIALQKSVELKDRFFSIIAHDLKGPVGNIRELVKMLASTSLKLSQDQQNEIVSHLSNATHGVYELLDNLLAWAMSQQNFVKVKKERLNVNKLIEDSIKAYRTSAESKNITTTIKVDHQTEVFADKRALSSTIANLYNNAIKFTNESGTITLSAKNLVQHLEFCVSDTGVGMDEEVLSSLFDETKVLTKAGTRKERGTGLGLLLCKEFVMLNGGELWVKSKLGEGSAFCFTVPLVEVNI; via the coding sequence GTGAAAAACTTAATTAACTTAATCAATTATACTGATGACAGATTGTGGTCATATGATCACAATTTGATTTGCACATGCTCCAATGAACAAGCCAAAATAGATTATTTAAACGCTTTCGGTGTAGAACTAGTGCCAGGGGTGAGTGTGTTGGAAGGTGTGCCAGAACCGATTCGTACGGAATGGAAGCAAGTTTATCTAAGAGGGTTGCAGGGTAAAAAAATCAGTTTCATTCACAGTTTTGGTCTTGAAGAATTACCAGCCTATCTAAAAATCACTTTGGTTCCAATATTAGAAAAGGATGAAGTAGTAGGTGTTGCATGCACATCACATGATATCACCGAATTGAAGATAGTCGAGCGACAGATGCTACAAAATGAAGCTTATCTAACCGCTCAGATCGAAAATACCAAAGACGCTATCTGGTCTGTTGACCGTGATTATAAACTATTGATCGTGAATACAGCGATGATTCACGGTTATATGGCAGCATATGGCAGGCAGTTGAAGGTAGGCGAAAACATGATAGAAAGTGCACCTGAAGAGATGCGCGAAGTATGGATTGAAAGATACGAACGTGCGCTCAAAGGAGAGGTGTTTAGTGTATTGGAGGAGTTTAATTTTGGAGAGCAAACACAATACATAGAGCTATCTCTGAACCCTATTCGCGTCAAAAATGCAGTAGTGGGAGTGGCGTGTTTTGGCAAGGATATCACACCAGTAAAGAGTTCGGAAATAGCACTGCAAAAAAGTGTAGAACTAAAGGATCGCTTCTTTTCTATCATCGCACATGATCTCAAAGGACCAGTGGGTAACATCCGAGAATTGGTCAAGATGCTGGCGTCAACTTCGCTAAAACTGTCACAAGATCAACAAAATGAAATTGTGTCACATCTCAGCAATGCAACCCATGGCGTGTATGAATTGTTGGACAATCTGCTTGCTTGGGCGATGTCTCAGCAGAATTTTGTGAAAGTGAAAAAGGAACGGTTGAACGTCAACAAACTAATAGAAGACAGTATCAAAGCCTACAGAACCAGTGCAGAATCCAAAAATATTACTACTACAATAAAGGTAGATCACCAGACAGAAGTCTTTGCTGATAAAAGAGCTTTGTCTAGCACAATCGCCAATCTCTACAACAATGCCATCAAGTTTACAAACGAATCAGGTACCATCACTCTATCGGCAAAGAATCTTGTCCAACATCTGGAATTTTGTGTCAGTGATACAGGTGTGGGTATGGACGAAGAAGTACTCTCTTCTCTTTTTGATGAAACCAAGGTGCTGACCAAAGCAGGCACCAGAAAGGAACGCGGCACAGGCTTAGGCTTGCTACTCTGCAAGGAATTTGTGATGCTCAATGGAGGAGAATTATGGGTAAAAAGTAAACTCGGAGAAGGCAGTGCATTTTGCTTCACAGTTCCTTTGGTCGAGGTTAATATTTAG